The following are encoded together in the Bacteroidota bacterium genome:
- a CDS encoding cbb3-type cytochrome c oxidase subunit I, whose product MNISLKRITSTWIITILLLFFTAIILGITMRFNQGNVISMDDGKFYGLMTTHGMTMIAIWAVAGMVGVHYLLNRYVNVGAGLSKFAFVLTIIGVIMFYISTFIGHFHAGWTFLYPLPFLNIGEWESWATPLFFWSLTVLGVGWLVWSIGLLVAIFKKYSLRETFAWQHLSKQTPEVQTPPLVLISAISLVGVVLCLLTAVVILILSFAEWYSDGAFKSDPLLMKNLIYFFGHTIANESLYLGLAIVYELLPEISGRPKFKTTWYVSLGWNFTLLFVLTAYFHHLYMDFVQPLGLQMFGQFASYFASIPSAVVTIISVIVLLYGHKIKWTITNLLFFIGITGWIIGGVGALIDSTISNNIFLHNTLWVPAHFHTYNALGNVLLILGFFTWVANEFSGSHTDPMRKLKLTLLIVGGFGFVLMFYCGGAESIPRRYSVYPAEFTRAALFATAAAWFAIIYLLGMILIFVDIFKKCIKVFSPSSH is encoded by the coding sequence ATGAATATATCATTGAAAAGAATCACATCTACTTGGATTATCACAATCCTGCTTTTATTCTTTACCGCTATTATTCTGGGTATTACCATGCGCTTTAATCAGGGAAATGTTATCAGTATGGATGATGGCAAGTTTTATGGATTAATGACAACTCATGGAATGACTATGATTGCTATTTGGGCTGTTGCCGGAATGGTCGGAGTTCATTATTTGCTTAATCGCTATGTAAATGTGGGGGCTGGTTTAAGCAAGTTTGCTTTTGTTTTGACTATCATTGGAGTTATAATGTTTTACATTTCAACCTTCATCGGTCATTTTCATGCCGGATGGACTTTCTTATATCCATTGCCATTTCTGAACATTGGTGAATGGGAGTCTTGGGCTACACCATTGTTTTTTTGGAGTTTGACTGTATTGGGTGTAGGATGGTTAGTTTGGTCAATAGGCTTATTAGTTGCTATTTTTAAGAAATATTCTCTTAGAGAAACATTTGCGTGGCAACATCTTTCTAAACAAACTCCCGAAGTTCAAACACCTCCTTTGGTATTGATTTCAGCAATTTCGCTTGTAGGCGTTGTTCTTTGTTTGTTGACCGCAGTTGTAATCCTAATTTTATCTTTCGCAGAATGGTATTCTGATGGTGCATTTAAAAGCGACCCATTATTAATGAAAAACTTAATTTATTTCTTCGGTCATACTATTGCCAATGAGTCTCTTTATCTTGGGTTGGCAATTGTGTATGAGTTGTTACCTGAAATAAGCGGACGTCCTAAGTTCAAAACCACTTGGTATGTTTCTTTGGGTTGGAATTTTACTTTGTTGTTTGTGTTAACAGCATACTTCCATCACTTATATATGGATTTTGTGCAACCGCTTGGACTTCAAATGTTTGGGCAGTTTGCATCTTATTTTGCAAGTATTCCTTCTGCAGTTGTAACCATCATAAGTGTAATAGTGTTGTTATATGGGCACAAAATCAAATGGACAATTACAAATCTTCTATTTTTCATTGGTATTACCGGATGGATTATTGGGGGAGTAGGCGCATTGATTGACTCAACTATTTCTAATAATATTTTCTTGCACAACACACTATGGGTGCCTGCTCACTTCCATACGTATAATGCATTAGGTAATGTGTTGCTTATTTTGGGGTTCTTTACATGGGTAGCCAACGAATTTTCAGGTAGTCATACAGACCCAATGAGAAAACTCAAATTGACTTTGTTAATTGTAGGTGGCTTTGGTTTTGTCCTGATGTTTTATTGTGGTGGAGCAGAATCAATTCCCAGAAGATATTCAGTTTATCCTGCAGAATTTACCAGAGCCGCTTTGTTCGCCACTGCAGCAGCCTGGTTTGCAATCATATATCTATTGGGGATGATACTTATCTTTGTAGATATTTTCAAAAAATGCATAAAAGTATTTTCGCCCTCTTCGCATTAG
- a CDS encoding nitrate reductase subunit alpha: MSWIEDIISPQTRKWEEFYRNRWQYDKVVRSTHGVNCTGGCSWNIHVKDGIVVWETQALDYPLLENSLPPYEPRGCQRGISYSWYLYSPIRVKYPLMRGALMDLFNEEKKNANGDPVKAWANLQNSPEKRKRYQRARGKGGFRRAKWDEVLELIAAANIYTIKKYGPDRIIGFSPIPAMSMLSYASGARYLQLMGGVNLSFYDWYCDLPPAFPEVWGEQTDVCESADWYNSKFCVSMGANLGMTRTPDIHFFSESKHNGTKTVVMSPDFSMVAKHADQWIPCHAGSDGAFWMGVTHVILKEYHADRQVPYFIDYAKRYTDCPFLVELDKSGDCYKPGRMLRANRVKKYKDVENGDWQFLNIDEKSGNLVCPKGSMGSRWAEEKKGNWNLKYEDFLDNKPYEPMLTLLNKNDEVYNVEFLEFGLDKTAVRGVPVKLIETIDGTKVPVTTVYDLTMGQYGVGRGLQGEYPTDYNDDKQAYTPAWQEIFTGVGRDTVIKFAHEWADTAEITNGKCMVIVGAAINHWFHGNLMYRAAIMAQMLTGCNGVNGGGMNHYVGQEKLAPVDSWGTIMSAKDWIPANRLQQAPIWHYINSDQWRYDNNQVEYNKVPKDSKYGKMHSADWTVMSVRNGWMPFFPQYNKNNQDVINDAIAAGAKDEDGIRRHIVDKLKSKELMHSVADPDDEINFPRNWFIWRGNALMSSAKGHEYMLDHYLGTHNNKIADEVAQPHVHELIWREAPKGKMDLIVDINFRMDTSALYSDIVLATASWYEKADINSTDLHSFIHPLSAAVAPVWESKSDWQIFQALAKKVSELACTHLPEPVKDVVNAPLSHDSADEITQPRMLDWAKGECEPEPGKSMHKLVFIDRDYTQIYNKYISLGPNMHSKPLGAHGVSYMAEDVYNEMILDKRHVQKVNGVEYPSIKEDVEAVNAVLTLSTLTNGKLTVRAYENMEKKTGLDLVDLGEGSKDVKIDYKDLQAQPRRYNNSPLWSGLMNNGRAYCAYTYNVDRLVPWRTLSGRQHFYLDHDGYLEFGENLATYKPSPTPQVYGDLRKTVNDGKAKMLNVLTPHGKWHIHSTYGDTLRMLTLSRGIEPCWISEADAAELGIKDNDWVEVYNDHGVYCTRACVSARIPKGVCIVYHSPERTYSVPKSQERGGRRAGGHNSFTRVHLKPNLMTGGYGQFSFHFNYWGPVGANRDTHVLVRKMERVEF, from the coding sequence ATGAGCTGGATAGAAGACATTATATCTCCACAAACCAGAAAATGGGAGGAGTTTTATCGTAACCGCTGGCAATACGATAAGGTGGTGCGAAGCACTCATGGAGTGAACTGTACAGGTGGATGTTCATGGAATATTCACGTAAAGGACGGGATTGTGGTTTGGGAGACCCAAGCACTTGATTATCCCTTGCTTGAAAACTCTTTGCCACCATACGAACCGCGTGGATGTCAGCGAGGAATCTCTTATTCATGGTATCTGTATAGCCCAATCAGAGTAAAATACCCTTTGATGCGCGGTGCTTTAATGGATTTGTTTAATGAAGAAAAGAAAAATGCTAATGGAGACCCAGTTAAAGCTTGGGCAAACTTGCAAAATAGCCCTGAGAAAAGAAAAAGATATCAGCGTGCAAGAGGCAAAGGCGGTTTCAGACGTGCCAAATGGGATGAAGTGCTCGAACTCATTGCGGCTGCAAATATTTATACCATTAAAAAATATGGACCGGACAGAATTATTGGTTTTTCGCCAATACCGGCTATGTCCATGCTTAGCTATGCTTCAGGTGCACGGTATCTTCAATTAATGGGAGGTGTAAATCTCAGTTTCTATGATTGGTATTGTGATTTGCCTCCTGCATTTCCGGAAGTTTGGGGAGAGCAAACAGACGTTTGCGAAAGTGCTGACTGGTACAACTCCAAATTCTGCGTATCCATGGGTGCCAATTTAGGTATGACAAGAACTCCGGATATTCACTTCTTCTCCGAGTCCAAACACAATGGGACTAAGACGGTAGTGATGTCGCCCGATTTCAGTATGGTGGCAAAACATGCAGACCAATGGATACCGTGCCATGCAGGCTCTGACGGTGCATTTTGGATGGGAGTAACACATGTAATCCTGAAAGAATACCATGCGGACAGACAAGTACCTTATTTTATTGATTATGCAAAACGTTATACCGACTGTCCTTTTTTGGTAGAACTTGATAAATCAGGTGATTGCTATAAGCCCGGCAGAATGCTGAGAGCGAACAGAGTAAAGAAATATAAGGATGTCGAGAATGGTGATTGGCAATTTCTCAATATTGATGAGAAGTCCGGCAATCTTGTTTGTCCTAAAGGATCCATGGGAAGCCGCTGGGCGGAAGAGAAAAAAGGAAATTGGAATCTTAAATATGAAGATTTCTTGGATAACAAACCTTATGAACCCATGCTGACATTGCTCAACAAAAACGATGAAGTTTATAATGTTGAATTTTTGGAGTTTGGTCTTGACAAAACGGCTGTGCGTGGTGTGCCGGTTAAATTAATTGAAACAATCGATGGTACAAAAGTGCCCGTAACCACAGTCTATGACCTTACCATGGGGCAATATGGTGTTGGCAGAGGATTGCAAGGCGAATATCCGACTGACTACAACGATGACAAACAAGCATACACACCCGCTTGGCAGGAAATATTCACAGGAGTTGGTAGAGACACCGTTATTAAGTTTGCTCACGAATGGGCTGATACAGCTGAAATTACCAATGGAAAATGTATGGTAATTGTGGGTGCAGCTATCAACCATTGGTTTCATGGAAATTTGATGTATCGTGCAGCAATTATGGCTCAGATGCTTACCGGATGTAATGGTGTAAACGGAGGAGGAATGAACCACTATGTAGGTCAGGAAAAATTGGCGCCTGTAGATTCTTGGGGAACCATTATGTCAGCAAAGGATTGGATTCCTGCAAACAGGTTACAGCAGGCTCCCATTTGGCACTATATCAATTCTGACCAATGGAGGTATGATAATAATCAAGTTGAATACAATAAAGTCCCAAAAGATAGTAAATATGGCAAGATGCACTCTGCGGACTGGACTGTCATGTCGGTGCGAAACGGTTGGATGCCTTTTTTCCCACAATATAACAAGAACAATCAGGATGTTATAAATGACGCTATAGCTGCCGGTGCAAAAGACGAAGATGGCATCAGGAGGCATATTGTAGATAAACTTAAATCAAAAGAATTAATGCACTCAGTGGCAGACCCTGATGATGAAATCAATTTCCCGAGAAATTGGTTTATTTGGCGTGGAAACGCGCTGATGTCTAGTGCCAAAGGGCATGAATACATGCTCGACCACTATTTAGGTACACACAATAACAAAATTGCTGATGAAGTGGCTCAACCACACGTGCATGAACTAATATGGCGTGAAGCTCCCAAAGGCAAAATGGATTTGATAGTGGATATAAACTTTCGTATGGATACATCTGCTTTGTATTCTGATATTGTGCTGGCAACCGCTTCTTGGTATGAAAAAGCAGATATTAATTCCACCGACTTACACTCTTTCATACACCCGCTTTCCGCTGCTGTGGCACCCGTTTGGGAATCTAAATCAGACTGGCAGATTTTTCAAGCTTTAGCAAAGAAAGTGAGTGAACTTGCTTGCACGCATTTGCCCGAGCCTGTTAAAGACGTTGTAAATGCCCCTTTGTCACATGACTCAGCAGATGAAATTACGCAACCGCGTATGTTGGATTGGGCTAAAGGAGAATGTGAGCCCGAGCCCGGTAAATCAATGCATAAGCTTGTGTTTATTGACCGAGATTACACTCAGATTTATAATAAATATATTTCGCTCGGACCTAATATGCATTCCAAACCGTTGGGAGCGCATGGGGTGTCCTATATGGCAGAAGACGTTTACAATGAAATGATTTTGGATAAACGCCATGTTCAGAAAGTAAACGGAGTGGAATATCCATCTATCAAAGAAGATGTAGAAGCCGTTAATGCAGTACTTACATTGTCAACTCTCACCAATGGTAAACTTACCGTAAGAGCCTATGAAAACATGGAGAAGAAAACCGGTTTGGATTTGGTTGATTTGGGCGAAGGAAGCAAAGATGTAAAGATTGATTACAAAGATTTACAAGCTCAGCCCAGGCGTTACAATAATTCACCTCTTTGGTCAGGCTTGATGAATAACGGCAGAGCATATTGTGCTTACACTTATAACGTGGACAGGCTTGTACCTTGGAGGACTTTGTCCGGTCGTCAGCATTTTTATTTAGACCATGACGGATATCTCGAATTTGGTGAGAACTTGGCAACCTATAAACCTTCGCCAACTCCTCAAGTATATGGAGATTTGCGTAAAACTGTCAATGACGGCAAAGCAAAAATGCTGAATGTGCTTACTCCTCATGGTAAATGGCATATTCATTCCACCTATGGTGATACATTGAGGATGTTGACACTTTCTCGCGGTATCGAACCTTGCTGGATTAGTGAAGCAGATGCAGCAGAACTTGGTATTAAAGACAATGATTGGGTTGAGGTATATAATGACCACGGGGTTTATTGTACGAGAGCGTGTGTGAGTGCAAGGATTCCAAAAGGTGTTTGTATTGTGTACCACTCACCCGAAAGAACTTATTCTGTACCTAAATCTCAGGAGCGAGGCGGAAGAAGGGCAGGGGGGCACAATAGCTTTACCAGAGTTCACTTAAAACCCAACTTGATGACGGGGGGGTACGGGCAGTTTTCATTTCACTTCAATTATTGGGGACCCGTGGGAGCTAACAGAGATACACACGTATTGGTTAGGAAAATGGAAAGAGTAGAATTTTAA
- a CDS encoding cytochrome c, whose protein sequence is MKTGLQSIQKNLFESHKILIMLVLTFLMLSISTVSFGQNGEEIFTKNCASCHKIGGGRLVGPDLLGVTALRSADWLLKWTKSSQTLIKSGDPDAKAISDEFGGLIMPDQALSDNDIKAIFTFIASKGGYTGADAQIASVASNESDNATEADIQKGKFIFEGIQRLSNHGPACISCHNINYKGVLEGGLLAKDLTDVFSRMGGDAGLKGILGAPPFPAMTESYKDHPMTDEEIGNIVAFLNKVDKDKANQVASSFNPLLYGGSGGIIGLLLIYWILWYGRKKYTVKREIFNRQIESI, encoded by the coding sequence ATGAAAACCGGTTTGCAATCCATACAAAAGAACCTTTTTGAGTCTCATAAAATATTAATAATGTTAGTTTTGACATTCCTGATGCTCAGCATTTCAACTGTGAGTTTTGGACAAAATGGGGAAGAAATATTTACTAAAAATTGTGCTTCGTGTCATAAAATAGGAGGGGGACGTCTTGTAGGTCCAGACCTATTAGGAGTAACCGCTTTGCGTTCAGCAGATTGGTTGCTGAAATGGACCAAATCTTCTCAAACACTAATCAAAAGTGGCGATCCGGATGCAAAAGCAATTTCAGATGAATTTGGCGGTTTGATTATGCCGGATCAAGCATTATCAGATAATGATATCAAAGCTATTTTTACTTTCATAGCAAGTAAAGGCGGATACACCGGTGCTGATGCTCAAATTGCGAGTGTAGCTTCAAATGAATCCGATAACGCAACCGAGGCGGATATACAAAAAGGCAAATTTATTTTTGAAGGAATTCAAAGGTTGTCAAACCACGGACCTGCATGTATTTCATGTCATAATATTAATTATAAAGGTGTGCTTGAAGGTGGTCTGTTAGCAAAAGATTTGACCGATGTGTTTAGCAGAATGGGAGGAGATGCCGGTTTGAAAGGAATTCTGGGTGCGCCTCCATTCCCTGCCATGACAGAATCTTATAAAGACCATCCGATGACAGATGAAGAAATCGGAAATATAGTGGCATTTTTAAACAAAGTTGATAAAGACAAAGCAAATCAGGTTGCATCTTCTTTCAATCCTTTATTGTACGGAGGTAGCGGTGGCATAATCGGACTGCTTCTTATTTATTGGATTTTATGGTATGGTAGGAAAAAATACACCGTCAAAAGAGAAATTTTTAACAGACAAATCGAATCAATTTAA
- a CDS encoding SCO family protein encodes MHKSIFALFALVLFNLGISFAQTSEYNLSEEDRLYTKVENIQIQTTQGEELKLSNLYNREPLILALVFTRCTGVCSPLLSNLKENITRLNPKLKFKVLVVSFDTADTKVDLNNYAQLLGLNDDERWVFGTTYQINELIESVGFHSQWDSVTRQYEHDALLVGINGNGYIIKKLIGIRDVRALEVMLKSIHNEFVISYPLPHNNSVLSCFSYDPITGKKKLKFGLFLLLIPALGTIILLVVISSQKRQLRK; translated from the coding sequence ATGCATAAAAGTATTTTCGCCCTCTTCGCATTAGTTCTATTTAACTTAGGAATCTCATTTGCTCAGACATCTGAGTATAATTTGTCGGAAGAAGATAGGCTTTATACAAAGGTAGAAAATATTCAAATACAGACAACGCAAGGAGAGGAGCTTAAACTGTCGAATCTCTATAACAGAGAGCCTCTAATCCTTGCTTTGGTTTTTACACGCTGTACCGGAGTGTGCTCTCCTTTATTGAGTAATTTAAAAGAGAATATTACCAGACTTAATCCTAAGCTAAAGTTCAAAGTTTTGGTTGTCAGCTTTGATACCGCAGATACTAAAGTTGATTTGAACAATTACGCCCAACTCTTGGGACTGAACGATGATGAAAGATGGGTCTTTGGTACGACTTATCAGATTAATGAGTTAATTGAATCGGTTGGTTTTCACTCACAATGGGACAGTGTTACAAGACAGTATGAACATGATGCTTTGTTGGTGGGAATCAATGGCAACGGTTATATTATTAAAAAACTTATCGGGATTAGGGATGTCAGAGCATTAGAAGTTATGCTCAAATCCATTCATAATGAATTTGTTATTTCTTATCCACTGCCTCATAATAATTCGGTTTTATCTTGTTTCTCTTATGACCCGATTACAGGGAAGAAAAAATTAAAATTCGGTTTGTTTTTGCTCTTAATTCCTGCACTCGGAACAATTATTTTGCTTGTTGTTATTTCAAGTCAAAAAAGACAGCTCAGAAAATAA
- a CDS encoding Rrf2 family transcriptional regulator codes for MLSITCQTAIKAVTYIASKFPDKKKSGIKEIAAQINESEHTIGKVLQKLTKLAIISSIKGPNGGFFITKAQESAPLILIVKAVEGDDYFERCGLGLSTCSDQHPCPIHKDFKPVRESFKRFCKLKTIGDLYRDLNVGKAFLKG; via the coding sequence ATGTTGAGTATCACTTGCCAAACCGCTATAAAAGCGGTAACTTATATCGCTTCCAAATTTCCGGATAAAAAAAAGTCCGGGATTAAAGAGATTGCAGCTCAAATCAATGAAAGCGAGCACACCATTGGAAAGGTTTTACAAAAGTTAACTAAGCTTGCTATCATTAGCAGTATCAAAGGTCCTAACGGTGGATTTTTTATAACCAAAGCTCAAGAAAGTGCACCTCTAATCCTTATTGTTAAAGCAGTAGAAGGGGATGATTATTTTGAGAGATGTGGTTTGGGTCTTAGTACATGCAGTGATCAGCATCCTTGCCCTATTCATAAAGATTTTAAGCCTGTGAGAGAGTCGTTTAAGCGTTTTTGTAAGTTAAAAACGATTGGTGATTTATATAGGGATTTGAACGTTGGAAAGGCATTTCTCAAAGGGTGA
- a CDS encoding cytochrome C oxidase subunit I, whose protein sequence is MFASPFDTNLVKTTSYKVVIPFYAYAAVWFLIATVLLLLSGNYFFGHYFQFNILAITHSMALGWGTMIILGASHQLVPVLIEGELYSNKLANTSFVFAGIGIPILVYSFYMHEFGLTAEVGGSLILLGLMAYFVNVLKSILNSKKKNVHTLFIFSSIVWLLITVGLGVTLVFDFSLDFLPFDATHYLPLHAHLGIVGWFLLLVMGVGSRLIPMFMISKYTNKKLLRIINFLVNLGILLYTVLFLFFYEQKWLLFLPFILVLMGCSMFIYFCIKAYKGRLRKRVDYQTQLAILAAIMFLIPIVLLVIVLLSSATSSEIPLNVVMTYGFMIFFGWMTAIILGMTFKTLPFIAWNKAYRKRSALGKTPNPKDLFNDKVFNVMGVCYLTGLFVFASGILSGLLILIKFGSFLLLITAILYNINVFKVINHKPIQL, encoded by the coding sequence ATGTTCGCTTCTCCTTTTGATACAAATCTTGTAAAAACTACTTCCTATAAGGTTGTTATTCCTTTTTATGCTTATGCAGCCGTGTGGTTTTTAATTGCTACTGTATTGCTGTTGTTGTCGGGAAATTACTTTTTCGGACACTATTTTCAGTTTAATATATTAGCTATTACCCATTCTATGGCATTAGGTTGGGGAACCATGATTATTCTGGGTGCTAGTCATCAGTTGGTGCCGGTGCTTATAGAAGGAGAACTTTATAGTAATAAACTCGCAAATACCTCTTTTGTTTTTGCCGGTATAGGCATTCCGATTCTTGTATATAGTTTCTATATGCATGAATTCGGTTTGACGGCAGAAGTGGGAGGAAGCTTAATACTTTTGGGCTTAATGGCATATTTTGTAAATGTTCTTAAGAGTATTCTTAATTCCAAGAAAAAAAATGTTCATACACTTTTTATCTTTTCTTCAATTGTATGGTTGTTGATTACCGTAGGATTAGGTGTAACATTGGTTTTTGATTTCAGTCTTGATTTTTTACCCTTTGACGCAACACACTATCTCCCTTTGCATGCCCACCTGGGTATCGTGGGTTGGTTCTTGTTATTGGTAATGGGCGTGGGCTCTCGTTTGATACCTATGTTTATGATTTCTAAATACACCAACAAAAAACTCTTGAGAATTATCAATTTTTTGGTGAATTTGGGAATATTGCTTTACACAGTTTTATTCCTTTTCTTTTATGAACAAAAATGGCTGTTATTTCTGCCATTTATATTGGTGTTAATGGGGTGTTCTATGTTCATTTATTTTTGTATCAAAGCATACAAAGGACGGTTGAGAAAAAGAGTGGATTATCAGACACAGTTGGCAATATTAGCGGCAATCATGTTTTTGATTCCAATCGTCCTTTTGGTCATTGTGTTGCTGAGTTCCGCCACTTCTTCTGAAATACCCCTGAATGTTGTGATGACATACGGCTTTATGATATTCTTTGGTTGGATGACAGCCATTATTTTGGGGATGACATTCAAAACATTGCCATTCATTGCGTGGAATAAAGCATACCGCAAACGTTCTGCATTAGGCAAAACGCCAAACCCCAAAGACTTGTTTAATGACAAGGTGTTTAATGTGATGGGGGTGTGCTATCTGACAGGCTTGTTCGTATTTGCATCCGGAATCTTGTCAGGGCTATTGATTTTAATCAAATTTGGGTCATTTTTGTTGCTGATAACAGCAATATTGTATAATATCAATGTTTTTAAAGTAATCAATCACAAACCAATTCAATTATGA
- a CDS encoding DUF2249 domain-containing protein, with the protein MLINSGTKISQILKAHPDALEAIISISPKFTKLRNPLLRKLMAARTSISMASKVGGVKVDDFFAKLKPLGFEIDSNYKEEHEGSTSPMPEFVKNLKPENVVELDVRPILDSGGDPLNTIMMNVNKLNAQQALKIINTFEPTPVIMILEKRGFVAYTEIVNSNLVHTYLYNTSGAGEIKAEIKNDAAGWQEMLAKFEGKLDEVRVEKMEPPLPMMMVLEACDKLQSDRAVYVYHKRIPVFLLPELQDRGLDYRINEITDGDVRILIFKK; encoded by the coding sequence ATGTTAATAAATTCAGGCACTAAGATTTCGCAAATCCTCAAAGCTCATCCCGATGCTTTGGAAGCTATTATTAGTATTTCACCCAAATTTACAAAACTCCGAAACCCGCTTTTGAGAAAGCTCATGGCTGCAAGGACTTCCATCAGTATGGCAAGCAAAGTAGGGGGAGTGAAAGTAGATGATTTTTTTGCAAAATTGAAACCATTGGGTTTTGAGATTGACAGCAACTATAAAGAAGAGCACGAAGGCAGTACCAGCCCAATGCCGGAATTTGTTAAGAATCTGAAACCTGAAAATGTAGTGGAATTAGATGTTAGACCTATCCTTGACTCCGGTGGCGACCCGCTTAATACTATTATGATGAATGTAAACAAGCTGAATGCCCAACAAGCACTCAAAATCATCAATACATTTGAACCTACACCGGTAATTATGATTCTTGAAAAAAGAGGATTCGTTGCTTATACTGAAATTGTTAATTCAAATCTTGTACACACCTATCTTTACAACACTTCCGGTGCTGGTGAAATTAAAGCCGAAATCAAAAATGATGCAGCAGGTTGGCAGGAAATGTTAGCTAAGTTCGAAGGCAAATTGGATGAAGTCAGAGTCGAAAAAATGGAACCCCCTTTACCTATGATGATGGTGCTCGAAGCATGCGACAAACTCCAATCTGACAGAGCGGTTTATGTGTATCACAAACGAATTCCGGTGTTTCTGCTTCCTGAGTTGCAAGATAGAGGGTTGGACTATAGAATTAATGAAATTACCGATGGTGATGTGCGAATTTTAATATTTAAGAAGTAA
- a CDS encoding metal-sulfur cluster assembly factor yields MNVSNNNEIKSTIALAGLQYVIDPEIGLNIVDLGLVYDLYFDEEKKKVLCTMTLTTEFCPMGDAIVGDTTSSLEASFPGYQIEVKLTFDPPWSYDAVSEQGKQYLGM; encoded by the coding sequence ATGAATGTATCTAATAACAACGAAATAAAGAGTACTATCGCTTTGGCAGGTCTTCAATATGTGATAGATCCTGAAATAGGATTAAATATTGTAGATCTTGGGCTTGTCTATGACCTTTATTTTGACGAAGAAAAGAAAAAAGTCTTGTGTACAATGACTCTGACAACCGAGTTCTGCCCCATGGGCGATGCTATTGTGGGCGATACAACTTCTTCGTTGGAAGCGTCTTTTCCGGGCTATCAAATAGAAGTTAAGTTAACTTTTGATCCGCCTTGGAGTTATGACGCTGTATCGGAACAAGGGAAGCAATATTTGGGAATGTAA
- a CDS encoding cytochrome C oxidase subunit II, which translates to MKGQEFVLALFLICAVAISLISYMIYRSTMKGDEEGEGIKNPLRMRFYFLLLWGGVLLILMSITIPRSPYFLYKNDSPAMVVNVSSGKFAFGISDENDNYSVEIPAGKMVEFRVTSIDVTHGFAIYNDKAKLITQSQAMPGYVNRLRWVFNEPGTYSVLCTEFCGVGHQIMRGEFIVK; encoded by the coding sequence ATGAAAGGACAAGAGTTCGTTTTAGCGTTATTTCTTATCTGTGCCGTGGCTATTTCATTGATTTCTTATATGATATATCGGAGCACAATGAAAGGTGATGAGGAAGGCGAAGGAATTAAGAATCCCTTAAGAATGAGGTTTTACTTCTTATTACTTTGGGGTGGTGTACTGCTGATTTTGATGTCAATCACAATCCCCAGATCACCTTATTTTTTATACAAAAATGATTCTCCCGCAATGGTGGTCAATGTGTCATCCGGCAAGTTTGCTTTTGGTATAAGTGATGAGAATGACAACTATTCAGTTGAGATTCCGGCAGGTAAAATGGTGGAATTCAGAGTAACCAGTATTGATGTTACGCACGGTTTTGCTATCTATAATGATAAAGCAAAGTTAATCACTCAATCACAAGCGATGCCGGGATATGTGAATCGTTTGCGTTGGGTGTTCAATGAACCTGGTACCTATAGTGTATTATGTACTGAGTTTTGTGGAGTAGGGCATCAGATAATGAGAGGAGAATTTATCGTAAAATAA